The stretch of DNA ATTTCGACACTCTCCTGTGAAAAACCCCGGTATTCTATCGCATCGTAGAGCCTTCCGAGAACCCTTGCCGTATCCTTCATGGATTCCTTGTATCCTATCATGGAGCCTTCCGGCCCGAGATACGTCACGTCGGCCCCCTGCTCCCTTGCCGCCACTTCGAACGAGCATCTCGTCCTTGTGGAGGCTTTCTCGAATATCAGGGCGATCTGTTTCCCACTGAGATGCTTTGTCTCTCTCCCGTCTGCTCTCGCCGATTTAAGCTGTTTTGCGAGCTCTACGAGGTTTATTATCTCTTCGCCCGAAAAGTCCAGCAGTTTTGTAAAGCTCTTGTGCCGGACGATTTCTTTTGTCATGTTTTTTTCAGTCATTTCGATCACCCCGCTGCACAAAAAATGGCGTTGTTGCCGGGATTATATAATAGCAAAAAGTCTCTTCTTCAATATTTAGCGTTTCCGGTGCGCCGCAGGGTTTTTATCGGAGAAGAGTCATCTCATTTAGCAGTGTATGAGTTATGACCGATAAAAACCGCAATGAGCTCAAAGGAAAGGTAATGACCATCGGAGACCTCGTGGAGTACCAGCCAGGGACTGTTTCGAGCCGGATGGTGATCAACAATAGTGCAGGCAGCGTTACAGTCTTCTCCTTCGACGACGGGGAGGAGATCTCTGAGCATACCGCACCGTTCGATGCGATGGTGACTATTCTTGAGGGGGAATGTTCGGTCCGCCTCTCCGGGGAGTTTTTCCTGATGAAGGCGGGAGAGACGATCATCTTCCCGGCAAATGAGCCGCATGCGGTGTCGGCGGTAACGAAATTCAAGATGATGCTTGTGATGATCAAGGGCTGATAAAACAAAACTCTAATTGTGAAAACGGTCAAATACCTATGGATGGCAAAAAAAGTCAGGGCATCTCATATCCTTGTAAATTCCGAGAAGGAAGCAAAGGACATACTTGCAAAACTTAACTCAGGCGAAAATTTTGAGGAGCTTGCAAAGAAGTATTCGACATGCCCTTCGGGGAGAAAAGGTGGGGATCTCGGCTGGTTCGGGAAGGGAATGATGGTTAAGGAGTTCGAGGACGCATCATTCTCGGCAAAGGATGGGGATGTTACGGGTCCGGTGAAGACTCAGTTTGGATACCATATCATAAAAATAACAGGGAATAAATAAACCCTGTCGGTTCTTTAATTCAATTATTTTTAATTGATACGAAATTTTTATCATGAAAGGATTTATACTATGAGCATCCTCCATAATCGTGGATTTGGGATTTGTTATGGCAGATACAGTGGCGAAACCTTTTCTTAAGTGGGCGGGCGGGAAGACTCAGCTTCTGGATGAGTTTTTAAAACGAATTCCCCCTGAACTGAAAAACGGTGGAATCACCTCTTTTATCGAACCTTTTATCGGCGGCGGTGCGGTCTTTTTTAACCTGAACAGTATCTTTTCTTTCGAAGAATGTCATATCTTCGACAGTAACGAGGAACTTGTTCTGGCCTACAATGTCGTAAGGAAGGACGCTGAAGATCTTATCGGGTGCCTGGAAGGGATGTCAAGAGAATATCTAAAGCTTGATTCTCCCGGCAGAAGCGAATATTTCTACTCGGTTCGTGAAAGGTTCAACAAAGAAAGAAGCGGCATCAATTTCAAGAGGTACGGGAAGAAATGGGTTCCGAGGGCTGCACAGATAATATTTTTGAACAGGACCTGCTACAACGGCCTTTTTAGGGTGAACTCGAAGGGCAGTTTCAACGTCCCGTTCGGGCGGTACAAGAACCCCAAGATTGTAAACCCCGATCTTTTGAGGGCGGACTCCGAGGTTCTTTCTAACACGAAGATACATTGCGGCGATTTTGCCGATTCCCTGAAATGCATCAGGGATGATTCGTTCGTGTACTTCGATCCTCCCTACAGGCCCCTGAGCCCGACGGCGTCTTTTACTACCTATTCGAGGAACGGGTTCGACGACTGCGAACAGAGGAGGCTTGCATCGTTTTTTAAGAAATGCGACGGGAAGGGTGCAAGGCTGATTCTCAGCAACTCGGACCCGAAGAACATCGACCCGGCCGACGATTTCTTCGACGCTCTCTACAGTGGTTTCAGGATCGAGAGGGTTCCTGCGAAGAGAATGATCAATTCCGACGGGGACAAGAGAGGAGAGATCAGCGAGATTCTTGTTATGAATTATTGAGATTTTTCATCAAAGCCTCTTTTCCGGATTTTCATAAACCGATATATTGTCAGTCACGCCTGACAAAATTTTCCACCCCTTTTTTTGTCAACAATCCCTGACAAAAAACTCAATACCAACAGACATCATAATATGCCTTATCCTCCGAAACGGATTCACCCGAGACCGCGATCGTCCATTTCTTCTTGATGCTGTAGGCAGTGCTCAGGCCCGATATCGTCATCCTCACGCAGGAGTCGTCATTATGATCGTCCTCGTCCGAGAAGCACCAGATCGAGCCGTCCGGCCCCGCGACCGAGAGCGAAAGTTCGTCGTCCGGGTCGTTCCACCTGAGCTCGAACGAGATCTGCGATTCGTTCTCCGAAGGCGTTAAAGAGTACCACTGGACCTCCCCTTCCTTTATGCTGGAATAAAACCTGATCTTCGTATCAGGTGTGGGAAAAGGGGTTGGATTTGATAAAAAAGAGCTGTTCTGCGTTCCGCCCGAGATCGCCTGTCCCTCTTCCGGAATTCCGAAGAGGTAGATATCGTTTGAGTTTTCTCCCCTGTCCGTCCATACCACGTAGTCGCCCGAGACCCGCGGGAAGTCCAGCCTTTCTCCTTCTTGTGAGATCACCGATGCATTCCCCGCTTTGGAATCATACAGGTATATACTACCTCCATTCTCCAGGTCTTCGCCCTTCTGTCCGTAATATACCCAGACGACACAGTCGCCGGAGATATCCGGGTACATCTGGTATCCTGTCATCGGGGAGATTACCGACGTCATCTGCTTTTCGATATCGTACATGTAAACAGAATAATATTCGTCGTAGCTCTCAGCCCAGACGATCAGGTTCCCGTCGATAGCCGGCGGCTGGTAAGTCGAAGGAAGCCTGGCGACATT from Methanolacinia petrolearia DSM 11571 encodes:
- a CDS encoding cupin domain-containing protein, which codes for MTDKNRNELKGKVMTIGDLVEYQPGTVSSRMVINNSAGSVTVFSFDDGEEISEHTAPFDAMVTILEGECSVRLSGEFFLMKAGETIIFPANEPHAVSAVTKFKMMLVMIKG
- a CDS encoding peptidylprolyl isomerase, which produces MKTVKYLWMAKKVRASHILVNSEKEAKDILAKLNSGENFEELAKKYSTCPSGRKGGDLGWFGKGMMVKEFEDASFSAKDGDVTGPVKTQFGYHIIKITGNK
- a CDS encoding DNA adenine methylase; the encoded protein is MADTVAKPFLKWAGGKTQLLDEFLKRIPPELKNGGITSFIEPFIGGGAVFFNLNSIFSFEECHIFDSNEELVLAYNVVRKDAEDLIGCLEGMSREYLKLDSPGRSEYFYSVRERFNKERSGINFKRYGKKWVPRAAQIIFLNRTCYNGLFRVNSKGSFNVPFGRYKNPKIVNPDLLRADSEVLSNTKIHCGDFADSLKCIRDDSFVYFDPPYRPLSPTASFTTYSRNGFDDCEQRRLASFFKKCDGKGARLILSNSDPKNIDPADDFFDALYSGFRIERVPAKRMINSDGDKRGEISEILVMNY